A stretch of Henckelia pumila isolate YLH828 chromosome 4, ASM3356847v2, whole genome shotgun sequence DNA encodes these proteins:
- the LOC140860469 gene encoding uncharacterized protein has protein sequence MDAMWDEIRRLGRQVGGRPGPIQRESPFARAILDEDLPANFKQPTLGEYDGSTDPEEHLGRFENAALLHRYSDAIKCRVFLTTLVRSAQQWFNLLQPGSIRSFNDFSSAFLHQYASSKRYLKTSLNLFNMKQSEVEPLREYVQRFNTAALEVPAATADTLVNSFTQGLRGGEFFRSLVKKPPLTYDELLGRAEKYVNLEDAQRQRRQEGTSGSKPNTKMAAKAEGKTEGGRKRVAEEMSRVKGPYPYVPLSVSLEKAMQICEDRRALVRPRNAEKGPRLPPSDKFCDFHQEYGHITNDCQRLGEEVQRIMYDDPRIRAELTRRANPPRPGRAPQ, from the coding sequence ATGGATGCAATGTGGGACGAGATCAGAAGATTAGGTCGACAGGTTGGAGGTCGGCCAGGGCCTATACAGAGAGAAAGCCCTTTTGCTCGGGCTATTCTGGATGAAGACCTCCCCGCAAATTTTAAGCAGCCTACTTTAGGGGAGTATGATGGGAGCACAGACCCGGAGGAGCATTTGGGAAGGTTTGAGAATGCGGCTCTGTTACATAGGTATTCGGATGCGATTAAATGTCGGGTTTTCCTCACTACTCTAGTGAGGTCAGCTCAACAATGGTTCAACCTCTTACAGCCTGGTAGCATTAGGAGCTTCAATGACTTTAGTTCAGCTTTTCTACACCAATATGCGAGTAGCAAGAGATATTTGAAGACTTCCCTCAATTTGTTCAATATGAAGCAATCTGAGGTAGAACCTCTAAGGGAGTATGTTCAGCGCTTCAATACAGCAGCTCTGGAAGTACCTGCTGCCACTGCTGATACCTTGGTCAACTCTTTCACTCAAGGGTTGAGAGGAGGAGAGTTTTTCAGATCCTTGGTCAAGAAGCCTCCTCTGACTTATGATGAGCTCCTTGGCCGAGCTGAGAAGTATGTGAATTTAGAGGATGCACAGAGGCAAAGAAGGCAGGAGGGAACGTCTGGGAGTAAGCCAAATACTAAGATGGCAGCAAAGGCAGAGGGAAAGACAGAGGGAGGAAGAAAGAGGGTTGCAGAAGAGATGAGCAGGGTTAAAGGACCTTACCCCTACGTTCCGCTCTCAGTAAGCCTAGAGAAGGCCATGCAAATATGTGAGGATAGGCGAGCACTTGTGAGACCCCGTAATGCTGAGAAAGGCCCTCGGTTACCGCCATCTGATAAGTTTTGCGATTTTCATCAGGAGTATGGGCATATCACCAATGATTGTCAGAGGCTGGGTGAAGAGGTTCAAAGGATCATGTATGATGACCCTCGAATCAGAGCCGAACTGACTCGAAGGGCAAATCCTCCTCGCCCGGGCCGAGCTCCTCAATGA
- the LOC140859930 gene encoding stearoyl-[acyl-carrier-protein] 9-desaturase, chloroplastic, translating to MASILNAIKCHPQNYPYSALPPIASFRSPKFFMASTLSSGSKEITVKKPFSPPREVHVQVTHSMPPQKIEIFKSLEGWAENNILVHLKPVEKCWQPQDFLPDPASDGFDDQVKELRERAKELPDDYFVVLIGDMITEEALPTYQTMLNTLDGVRDETGASPTPWAIWTRAWTAEENRHGDLLNKYLYLCGRVDMRQIEKTIQYLIGSGMDPRTENNPYLGFIYTSFQERATFISHGNTARLAREQGDLKLAQICGTIAADEKRHETAYTKITEKLFEIDPDGTVLAFADMMRKKISMPAHLMYDGCDDNLFEHFSAVAQRLGVYTAKDYADILEHLVNRWKVANITGLSAEGQKAQDYVCGLPPRIRRLEERAQGKAKQASKIPFSWIYDREVLL from the exons atggcttccatcCTCAATGCCATCAAGTGCCACCCCCAAAACTACCCTTATTCCGCCCTTCCGCCGATTGCCAGCTTCAGATCTCCCAAGTTTTTCATGGCTTCCACTCTTAGCTCTGGTTCCAA GGAGATTACCGTGAAAAAGCCTTTCAGTCCTCCACGTGAGGTTCATGTTCAAGTTACACACTCGATGCCACCTCAAAAGATTGAGATTTTCAAATCCTTGGAAGGTTGGGCTGAGAATAATATACTGGTTCACCTTAAGCCTGTGGAGAAGTGTTGGCAACCTCAGGATTTCTTGCCTGATCCCGCTTCTGATGGATTCGATGATCAGGTCAAGGAATTAAGGGAAAGAGCAAAGGAACTCCCAGACGATTATTTTGTGGTTCTGATTGGAGATATGATCACAGAAGAAGCGCTTCCTACGTACCAGACAATGCTCAACACCTTAGATGGTGTACGGGATGAAACAGGTGCGAGCCCAACTCCCTGGGCAATTTGGACGAGGGCGTGGACTGCGGAGGAAAATAGGCATGGAGATCTTCTAAATAAATATCTCTATCTGTGTGGACGTGTAGACATGAGACAGATTGAGAAGACCATACAGTATCTGATCGGATCAGGAATG GACCCAAGGACTGAGAACAATCCATACCTTGGATTTATCTATACATCCTTTCAAGAAAGGGCTACTTTTATCTCCCATGGAAACACTGCCCGGCTTGCGAGGGAGCAGGGGGACTTGAAATTGGCTCAAATATGCGGTACTATTGCTGCAGATGAGAAGCGCCATGAGACTGCATACACCAAGATTACCGAAAAGCTATTTGAGATCGACCCCGATGGAACAGTGCTGGCCTTTGCCGACATGATGAGGAAGAAGATATCTATGCCAGCCCATTTGATGTACGATGGTTGTGATGATAACCTTTTCGAACACTTTTCTGCTGTCGCTCAGAGGCTCGGTGTCTACACGGCTAAAGACTATGCAGACATCCTAGAACACTTGGTCAACAGATGGAAAGTGGCGAATATAACCGGACTTTCTGCTGAAGGGCAGAAAGCACAGGATTACGTCTGTGGGTTGCCTCCAAGAATCCGAAGGCTAGAGGAACGAGCTCAAGGAAAGGCGAAGCAAGCATCGAAAATCCCATTTAGCTGGATATATGATCGAGAGGTACTGCTGTGA
- the LOC140860468 gene encoding uncharacterized protein, translating to MINMISGGTIDGDSGRARKAHGRRLENLEVNSQLSCPTDPSISFEREDLKDVVIPHNDLLLVTLTIANYDVARIFVDTGSSVNIIFKETLDKMKLEGFELDPITTELYGFTGHALQPLGQIMLPLSLGNGEQRVTKMACFTVVDAPSSFNGILGRPALSDFRAVASTYHQKLKFPSGRKVGVVRGDQNTARLCYVNEVKIDAKKKRREVGMVSVGRVPKVFGQKVL from the coding sequence ATGATCAATATGATTTCAGGAGGCACTATAGATGGAGATTCAGGAAGGGCTCGCAAAGCTCATGGGCGCAGATTAGAGAATTTGGAGGTAAATTCTCAGCTCAGCTGTCCTACTGATCCAAGCATTAGCTTCGAAAGAGAAGATTTAAAGGATGTGGTAATACCTCATAACGATCTCTTATTGGTTACCTTGACTATAGCCAACTATGATGTGGCTCGCATCTTTGTTGATACTGGTAGCTCAGTAAACATTATCTTCAAAGAGACCCTTGATAAAATGAAGTTGGAAGGATTTGAGTTGGATCCAATCACCACGGAGTTGTATGGGTTCACGGGTCATGCTTTGCAACCATTGGGACAGATAATGCTCCCATTATCTCTTGGAAATGGAGAGCAAAGAGTAACCAAGATGGCTTGTTTCACCGTGGTGGATGCACCCTCCTCTTTTAATGGAATATTGGGACGCCCTGCCCTGAGTGATTTCCGAGCCGTGGCATCTACCTATCATCAAAAGTTGAAGTTCCCAAGTGGGAGAAAAGTGGGGGTTGTTCGGGGTGATCAGAATACAGCTAGATTGTGTTATGTGAATGAGGTGAAGATTGATgcgaagaagaagagaagagagGTAGGGATGGTTTCAGTAGGCCGGGTGCCAAAGGTGTTTGGTCAAAAAGTACTTTGA